The following are encoded together in the Actinomycetota bacterium genome:
- a CDS encoding class I SAM-dependent methyltransferase, which translates to MTTLFQSRIVAEQYARHRGSFDEDFIDELSDLLRLCPGPVLDIGAGAGAPARALTTRGHEVVAVEPSRAMISQARNLNPKVPFVQARGESLPLRTGSAGSAAVLYVLHHADDPVALLSEARRVVVPSGRILVVSGKPDSSRQRFFAKYFPTLAPDLPGPVEIGDWAAEAGLYVAESRTSVHWVYPNRHLDEDYMRMVTCDMFSTLRMLNEREYECGVRRLREDLGRPLPAPEVTLLVLERP; encoded by the coding sequence ATGACCACGCTTTTTCAGAGCCGGATCGTGGCAGAGCAGTACGCCCGTCACCGTGGGTCGTTTGACGAGGACTTCATCGACGAGCTGTCCGACCTGCTGCGGCTGTGCCCGGGTCCGGTCCTGGACATCGGAGCGGGAGCCGGAGCCCCGGCCAGGGCTCTGACGACCAGGGGCCACGAGGTGGTGGCGGTCGAGCCGAGCCGGGCGATGATCTCGCAGGCCCGGAATCTGAACCCGAAGGTCCCGTTCGTGCAGGCCAGGGGAGAGTCCCTGCCCCTGAGGACCGGCTCCGCCGGGTCCGCGGCCGTCCTGTACGTCCTGCACCACGCAGATGACCCGGTGGCGCTGCTGTCGGAGGCGAGAAGGGTGGTCGTCCCCAGCGGCCGCATCCTCGTCGTATCCGGCAAGCCCGACTCCAGCCGGCAGCGATTCTTCGCCAAGTACTTTCCGACGCTGGCCCCCGACCTGCCGGGCCCGGTCGAGATCGGCGACTGGGCGGCCGAGGCAGGCCTGTACGTCGCCGAGAGCAGGACTTCCGTGCACTGGGTCTACCCGAACCGGCACCTGGACGAGGACTACATGCGCATGGTGACCTGCGACATGTTCTCCACCCTGCGGATGCTCAACGAGCGCGAGTACGAGTGCGGCGTGCGCCGCCTGCGCGAGGACCTCGGCCGGCCGCTGCCGGCTCCCGAGGTCACCCTGCTGGTCCTCGAGCGCCCGTAG